In Desulfovibrionales bacterium, the genomic window CTGAAGGCACCATGAAGCTAAAATCATCTCCGCCCACATGACCCGCAAAGACCTTGCGGGTATCTGTCTCGCGCAGGATATTGGTAAGCAACATGGCTACCATACGTATCACTTCATCACCGCGCGAAAAGCCGTACCGGTCATTATACGGCTTGAAATTGTCGATATCCACATAGCCTATGGCCACTTCTTCGCCCGCATCCAGGGCGGCCTGGATGGTCTTTAAGATGGAGGTATTGCCGGGCAATCTGGTCAGAGGATTATTGTCAAAGACCCGTTGCATCCTTTCAAAACACAGCGACATCCTGGCAAAAAGTTCTGTATAATCAATAGGTTTGCTGATAAAATCATCGACCGGATATTGTTCCCATTCGATGCCTGTGGATATAGCTTCTCTGGAAAGGGCGATAATAAATGGTATATGGGCACAGTATATGCCCCCTTTTACAGCCTGAACCATCTCTAATTCCACCTTGTCCTGCATATCAGCCATGACGAGGATTAGATCCGGAGGATCATTGAAGATGGTATCCATGGCTTTTTTGAAGGTGGGGCTGGAAATTATTTGATACCCCTTGGCTTCAAAAAGGTATTCTTGTTCTTTACCGGGTTTATCACCCTTGCCTATTATCAGGACTCGATGGCGGGCGGGCATTTTTCACCTAAGGTCTGAATCTCAAAGCTAAACCCCCTTAGCTCCACAAGAACCTCCTCGGCCTCGGCTATGAGGCCGGGCAGATCCTCTTCCCGGAGGGTCAAGGCCGCCCAGGCATTATGATCCAGGGCCGGGACCCATTTGTCGCCGCCAAAACCAAAACCCCTGGCCCGGACCAGGACATCGGCTACATGGACGATAGCCGTGCTCACATAATGATTGGCGCTTTTTTTGGGTTCGTGGTGGTAAGCGATGGGTTCGGCCAGCCTGTCCGGAAGGTTCCAATGCCGGCAGAGCCTTTGTCCTACCTGGGTATGGTTAATCTTAAGTATCCGCTGCTCTGCCTCATAAAGAGAGATATTTTCGCCCAGTATGGCCTCGTCCAGGACGGCAGCCTCTTCGGCCAGGTTTTCCCTGATCACCACCTTGCCGATATCATGCAGAAGCGCCGCCGTGGATATCTCCTCAGGATCGTTAATGCTCAGCCGCCGGGCGATTACATTAGCGATGGCTGCACATCCCAGGGAATGTTCCCAGAGACCAACCACTGTCTTTTCCATGGCCTCGAAAATAGAGGCGCTCAATACCAGGCTCCGCACCACATTAAATCCTAAAAGGATGACGGCGCTGCTTACCGTAGAGATGCGCCCGGGAAACCCGTAGAATGCTGAATTGACCAGCTTAAGGAGTTTTGCCGCCAGGATCTGATCCTTGGCGATAACGCGTCCGATCCGGTCGGCAGAGACCGAGGGGTCTTCGACCATCTGGGTTAACTTAGAGACAATGCCCGGCAGGGTTGGCAGGGCCTTCGCCTGTCTAAGTTTTTCTCTGAATCCGGCGATTTTTTCCTCGTCCCACTCTATTGCCATGAAGTTACGATCAGATCCTTTATTATTTCCTTTACGCGCATGAGGAGGGGGTCGCCTGTCCTGGGGCGAAATCTTTCCTCAAGGTCGGCCAATTCTCCTTCCAGCGTTTTTTCACCTTCCTCGGCAATGGGGTGTCCCTCCACTGTTATGGTCTGAACCCCCAATCTCTTCAATCGTTCGATCAAGGCCACAGACAGCACGGTTCCTTTCCCGCAAAGGATGATGCCGTCTTCGCGGAGGATATCCCGGGCCAGGGTCATGCCGGAAGTAGCAAGAGTTAACGGGATGGCCTGCATGGGCGATAATACCTCTTTCGTAACGTTTTAGTTTTCATCCGAAAACGATAGTTTTTGGAGTCAAATTACTTAACGCCAACCGGCATAAACATGGTCAACCTTTTTTTGTTTGCTGCCGAACGTGGCGCCCGTCTCTCCTTTGATAAACTGAAAAAACGCCGGGGCAATTTTTTCGTCGGTCGCATTTTCCAGGAGTTGACATAGACCTCTATCTCCAATGTGCCTTTGCAGTATAGTACGTAATATGTTGAAAATACACCGGGAGGCCTGACTTTTTGGCCTTTCCAGCAGTACGGGCACAAGATAACGCACCACGTTTTTAACTTCCCGGTCAAAGGAGATGCCGGGTAAGGGCAAAATATTTATAGAGAGATTTTGTCTGGCAATTTCGGCAATGCGGGTTGAAATATTGCCATCAGCGCCTGCCTCTATCATATTGACAACCAGGTAGGGGCAAAACTCATCCATTTTCTCCTGCAGGAAAAGCCCCCAATCCGTATTTTTTTCCCGGACAAGAGCCAATAGCTCATCGATGCGTTTTATGCGGCGGTGGTCGGAAGAGGTGGTGGTTTCAAAGATCAACCCCTTAAATTCGTTAATGCGCCCCTGCAGCTTCCTTGCTTCTTCTGGTCTCAGGATATCAAAAATATTCTTGTTGAGGTAGCGGAGCAGACTGACCTTTATAAAATTATAGACATCCAGGACAGAGCTCGGTTCCGGTGAGGTCACGGCTATCCGCTCATCTGCGGCTAAAAAGAAGTCCACCATGTTATAGGAGGTATCTCCGCCCAAATCGATGACCACATAATCAGCCGGCAGACCTTGCAAGTCCTTAATGAGCTTTTTCTTTTGCGCCGTTAGGATGTTGGCCATGCCCAGGTTGGAACTATCTCCGGCTATGATTTTCAGATTCTTAACCGCCGTGTCCAGGCAGAGTTCGTTTAATGGCTTCCCGTCTTTAAAATAGTGCTGCAGGGTGAGCGGCGGGAACTTTACCCCCAGGTGGAGATGTAAGTTAGCCCCGCCCAGGTCCAGATCCACGGCAATGACCCTTTTACCTAGCGATGCCAGGCCGGCGCTCAGGTTTGCGGAAACAATGGTCTTCCCTATGCCTCCCTTGGCGCCGCCCACGGCAAATATCAGCTTGCGTTGGGGGGCGCATTGCTCTGCGGCATCAGACGTAACCTTTCTTTTAAATTGGGGCCACGGGATATCTTCTCCCCTTTCCCGTGCCGTTTCCAAATAGCCGTTTAAAAACTCATGGGCCTGCTGGATGCGTATAAAACGCTCATGCCTGTTGCGGCGAAAGCTCTCGGGCAGGTTATGGATGAGGTCGGGATGGCATTGCATGACCTTCGTGCGAAAGGCCTTTTTGAGGGTTTCGGTATCAAGCGATGCCAGAAAGGCCGGCGATTCCAATTGTTCTTTTGGGAAAAGCACAGAGAGCGCATAATAAAGTTTTACACTATCTCTGGACATATTTCTTCCTCCGGGATGTAAGACAGATCATTAATATCTTTTTCGGCTATTTATTTCTTTTCTTTAGGGTTCATTTGACTTTGTTTCATCCTCCTTGTATAAATTAACCAAGAAGTTCCAGACGACGTGCCTGTGCGTTGCACCTGTCTGCCGTGCCAACGGCACAGATAGACGCAGACAGAGCAGTCAGCATTCAGCGATCAGCTTAATGTGTTGTTTGTCTTATATTTTTGCTGATAGCTGATCGCTGAATGCTTGAATCCGACCGTAGGCCGGAAACGACAGTTTCCGGATGAACACTAACTATATGTAACTCGGGAGATCTTATGAGGATAAGAAAGGCCGTTATTCCGGTAGCCGGACTGGGTACCCGGTTTCTGCCGGCTACAAAGGCGATCCCCAAGGAGATGCTGACCATTGTTGACCGGCCTACCATTCAGTACATTGTGGAAGAGGTGGTGGCCTCGGGTATCGAACAGGTCATTATGGTCACCGGCAGTGGCAAGTCTGCGATCGAAGACCACTTTGATTATTCCTATGAACTGGAAACGATCCTGGAACAGAGAAAAAAGTGGACGCTTCTGGAAGAAGTCAAAAATATCTCTAATTTGATCGAGATTACCTCTGTCAGGCAAAAGCGGCCATTGGGGCTGGGCCATGCGATATTATGCACAAAAGACCTGGTGGGCAATGAACCGTTTGTGGTGGTCCTGGGTGACGACCTGGTGGATGCCCCCATACCCTGCACCCAGCAGTTATTGAATGTCTTTAATGAATTTCATAAGCCGATAGTGGCTGTCTATCCCGTGCCGAAAGAAGAGATTCATAACTATGGTATAGTCGAAGGGACGGAGATCAAAGAACAGACCTATAGGGTGACAAGGATGATGGAAAAACCGGCCCCGGAAACAACAGATTCAAACCTGGCTATTATCGGACGGTATATCCTGACGCCGGATATATTTACCATCCTGGAAAACACGCCAACAGGGCATGGCGGAGAGATCCAGCTTACCGATGCCCTCATGGAACTGGCGCGCCAAAATCAGATATACGCCTATCGTTTTGTCGGCCGGCGGTATGATGCCGGGGACAAATTCGGCTATATTCAGGCCACGCTGGCCTATGCCCTGAAACACCCGGAGATCGGCCCAAGGGTCAGAGAATACCTGCAAAAGGAACTATGCATCGGCTAAAATGGCCCTGATCATTGAAGCAGCCCCGGCCCTACCTGTCTTTAAGACCTTCCACTATCTTGTCCCGGCTGAACTGGAGGAAGACATACAACCAGGGCTGCGTGTGCTTATACCCGTAGGGTTACGCACCGTTACCGGTTATGTCCTGGGCACCGTGGCCTCTTCAGACCGGCCGGAACTGAAAGAGATCCTGGATATACTGGATGAGCGGCCCCTCTTTCCTCCCGGCCTCCTTCGCCTTTTTGAGTGGATGGCACGCTATTATCATTATCCCCTGGGTAAGGTGATAGAGTCGGCCCTGCCAGCCGGCCTGAATGTATCCAGCCGGCGGTTGTTGATTCTTACCGGGACCGGGCAGCGTGCTCTGGCCGCAGATACGCATCCGCCAGAGGGAGGCGGACATCTGCGACCGGAGTGTAAGGAAAAAAATATCTCTCAAGAGATCCTCTCCGTTTTGAGTCTTTTTCGGGGGGAAAAACCAGTCGCGGTCCCGGCTATTGAAAAAATTTTTCCGGGCGCCGGCCGCCATTTAATCCCCGGCCTGGTTGATAAAGGCCTCCTCGCCTGGAAAGAGGTCGTGGAACGACCGCGCACCAGGCTTAAAGAGGAGCGCATGGTAAGGCTCACCGGAAAAGCTTCGGAAAAACCCTTATCCGGCGATGAAGAGGCCATCCTTACCTATCTGCGGGAGCAAGGAGAGGTTCCGGTAAAGAGACTCGGGGCCTCCATGCCCCACCTGACAAAGAGATGGAAAAAACTGGAGAAGACCGGCCTTATCTCCTTCTCCAGGGCTATTATTTACAGAGATCCGTTCAGCGCCGAGGGCTTCTGGTATAGACGCCCTGCCACCCTGACGGCCGAACAGAAACAGGCCGTTGAAGATATCACCAGGGCCCTCTCCAGCCATGAATTTTCTGCCCATGTCCTCCACGGGGTCACGGCAAGCGGAAAGACAGAGGTGTACCTGAGGGCCGCCGAGGCGGCCCTGGCTCAAGGAAAGGACTGCATAATTCTTGTCCCTGAGATCGCCTTGACTGCCTATCTGGAGGCGGCCTTCATCTCATGTTTCGGGGATAAGGTAGCCGTCCTGCACAGCGCCCTATCCCCCGGCGAAAAGTTCGATCAATGGCTGCACATACTGGAAGGAAAGGCCCGAATAGTCATCGGCGCCCGTTCGGCTGTATTTGCGCCTCTTTCCTCCCTGGGCCTGATCGTGGTGGATGAGGAACACGACAGCTCCTATAAGCAGGAAGACAAGCTCCGTTATCATGGCCGGGATGTGGCCGTAATGCGTGGCCGTCTGGAGAAAGCGGTGGTTATTTTGGGTTCGGCCACTCCCTCCATACAAAGTGTATTTAATGTAAAATCAGGACGTTATGGATACCTGGCGCTGACCAGGCGGGTTGAAGAGAGGGCGTTGCCGGAGGTGTCTGTTATCGATATGCGCAGCCCCGGGTCACAGACCGGGGCCGGCAGGGCAATCTTTTTCCCGGAACTCCTTGATGCCATAGAAGATAACCTGCAAAAGAAGGAGCAAACCCTTATCTTTCTTAACCGTCGGGGCTACTCGCCTTCCATGCAATGCAACTCCTGCGGTCAGGTCCTGATCTGCCCTAATTGCAGTGTTTCTCTGACCCATCATCTGTCTGAACAGACCCTCCTTTGCCATTATTGCGGCTATTCAGTCCCGGCGCTTCCGGCCTGTCCGGCCTGTGGTGGTATTAATGTCAGGTCGATCGGCTGGGGGACGGAACGTATTGAAGCGGAACTAAAAACGCTTTTCTCGGAGGCGCGTATAGCCCGTCTGGATCGGGATACAACCACCCGGAAAAGGGCGCACCATGGTATTTTGCGAGCTGTTCAAAAAAGGGAGATAGATATCCTGGTAGGCACACAGATGGTGACCAAGGGGCATGATTTTCCTTATATTACCCTGGTTGGCGTGATTTCCGCCGACCTGTCTCTGAACCTGCCGGACTTTCGGGCGGCGGAAAAGACCTTCCAACTTTTAGCTCAGGTGGCAGGCCGGGCCGGTCGAGGGGAAAGGCCGGGAAAGGTTATAATCCAGACCTATAACCCGGATCACTACAGTATTATTAAGGCCAAACAGCACGATTTTCCGGGATATTATGAAGAAGAGATTGCCCTTCGCCGGGCGCTCGGGTATCCACCTTTTGTGCGCCTGATTAACCTCTTGCTGGAGAGCAACAGCCAAATCAAGGTCAAGGATTATGCCCGGGAGATGAGCCTGCGGGCGCATGCACTTTTGCAAAAAAACATGGATTGGCTGGATACCGTGGAAATCCTTGGGCCAGCCCCGGCGCCGCTCTTCAAAATAAGAGGAAAGTTTCGGTATCAGATGTTTTTGAAGGGTCTCAAGGTTGGGCCGCTACATGCCTACACTAATGGTCTTCTCGAATATCTTAAGGCAAAACCTCCCGTCTCAGGTGTCAAATTGATTATAGACGTTGACCCCGAAAGCATGTTATAAATAGCTTACAGTGCCCAGCACTCAGTAACCAGCCAGGCAGAGGTGAATTTTCTCTGAAAGCTGACCACTGAGGGCTGATAGCTACGTGAATTTTATGGCTATACGCAAGATTATCACCTACCCACACCCGGTTCTAAAACAAGTGGCGGAGCCGGTGAAGAAGATAACGTCTGAGATTCTGGCATTGGTCGCTGACATGGCGGAGACCATGTATGCGGCTCCGGGAATTGGACTGGCCGCTAACCAGATCGGTGTCCTGAAAAGGGTCCTTGTCTTTGATTTGTCCAGGGAAGGCGAAAATAAGAAATTAACGGCCTTGATTAACCCGGAGATCATCCGGGCAGAAGACGAGACCACCTATGAAGAGGCCTGTTTGAGTGTTGTTGACTATTCTGCCGAGGTCAGGCGCAGCGCCAGGGTCAAGGTGGGGGCCTTGAATCTCGAAGGGCAGCCGATAGAGGTCGAAGGCGAAGGGCTCCTGGCCATCTGTCTTCAGCACGAGATCGACCACCTGAACGGTATCCTTTATATCGACCGTATCAGCAGCCTCAAAAGGTCGCTCTACAAACGTCGCCTCAAAAAAATCCTTAAGGTAGAAGCATTATGAATCCGCCGCGTTGGCGGGTAGTCTTCATGGGAACACCGTCATTCGCTGTGCCCTCCCTGGAGGCCCTCATCCATTGTGGCGGAGTAGAAGTTGCAGCGGTGGTCACTCAACCGGACCGGCCTAAAGGACGAGGTCTGGCCGTCGCCCCTCCCCCGGTCAAGGTCCTGGCCGAACAGTCAAAAGTCCCTGTCCTCCAGCCGGAGAAGATACGCACAGAAGATTTTCTTGGCGGGATGCGAAAACTGGCCCCGGAGGTCATAATTGTGGTGGCCTATGGTAAGATCCTGCCCGCGGAACTACTGGCCATACCGCGGCGCGGCGCCATCAATGTCCATGCCTCTCTCCTGCCCAAATACCGGGGGGCCGCCCCTATTCAGCAGGCCTTAATAAACGGGGAAGAAATAACCGGTGTAACCATTATGCAACTGGATGAAGGCATGGATACCGGCCCGATTCTTCTCATGGAGGAGACTAAAATTGATGCAACGGATACGGCGGGTACATTGCATGATCGCCTGGCGGGCCTTGGAGCCAAGGCCCTCATCAAAACCCTTGACGGCCTCCAGAAAGGCACTATTATACCAAGGCCGCAGCCAAAAGCCGGGGTTTCTTGCGCCCCAATGTTAAAAAAAGAAGACGGGCGAATCGATTGGCGGCAGCCGGCCGTAAAGATTTTTAATCTTATCCGGGGCCTTGACCCCTGGCCTGGTTCTTATTCATACTGGCGAGGCAAGCTCTGTCATCTTTATAAGCCGCGCCTTATCGGGGGGGCAGAAAAAAAGGCGCCGGGGGAGATAGTCCAGGCGGATGATTCCGGATTCCTGGTTGCCACGGGCAGGGATTATATCCTTATCACCGAGATCAAGATCGAAGGCGGCCGGCGGATGGCCGTAGCGGATTTCCGCCGGGGCCATAAGATAGATATAGGCGAAAAACTGAACTAATGTCTGAAGAAAAGTCACATAAGATTTTATTTGTTAGTCTGCTTTTCGTAACCTGCGCCTTATTTTTTCTGGTTGCTGTCCTTCTCTGGTGGATACCATACGTGGGATTGGCCAATATCCATCGTGCTCTTCCTGCTCTGCTGGCCGTTTTCTTTGGCACCCTGCTTTTATTAGTAGTGGGGGGCATCTTTTCCATCGTACTAACCCTGATTTTCAGGAAGGACCTTTTACTCTCCAAACGTCTGCGCGGCGCGGTAATCAAGGTTATCTTTCCTGTTTTGATATTAGTCGGCAAGCTCTTCGGCATCTCGAAAGAAAAAATCCAACATGCCTTTGTAGAAGTAAATAATGATATAGTCATAGCCCAGGTCAGCCATATCAGGCCTGAACGCCTACTCCTCCTTATGCCACACTGCCTCCAGAACTATGACTGTAAGGTAAAGATCACCGGGAATGCGGACAACTGTAAGCGTTGCGGGCTGTGCAAGATCAAAGATCTGGTGGAAATGGCAGAGACTTACCATGTCGGTCTTTCTGTGGCTACCGGCGGCACTATTGCCCGTCGCATTGTGGTAGAAAAGAAACCACGGCTTATAATCGCCGTGGCCTGCGAAAGGGATCTGACCAGCGGCATTCAGGACAGCTATCCCGTGCCGGTTTACGGAATATTTAATATTCGGCCTTATGGACCGTGTTTTAATACCCAGCTGGACCTGAAAAAGGTGGAAAAGGCCATGCTCCATTTCCTGCAGGGAGGGGCATAATGTTTGCCAACCCCCGGCAGGTTGCCCTCGCAGTTCTGGATGAACTGGATAAAGGGCAAGAGACCCTGGATGCGCTCATGGAAAAGGCATTCCGCAAGCACTTCACCCTGGAAAGGCGGGATCGGGCCTTGACCATGGAACTCGTTTATGGCGTCCTCAGGCAGCGGGCACGGCTTGACTGGATCATAGACCAATTTTCCAGGACCCCGCGGGAAAAAATTGAGCCGTTGGTTCAAAACGTCTTGCGGCTGGGGATATATCAGCTCCTTTACATGAATCGCATCCCGCCTTCGGCCGCAGTCAATGAATCTGTGAATCTGGTCAAGGTCAGCCAGCCGGAATGGATCACCCGTTTTGTAAACGGTGTGCTGCGGGCTGTGGAACGGGGAAGAGAGGAGATCAGGTGGCCTGATCCAAAGGAAGATTTATCGGCCTGGCTGGCGGTAGAGTCCTCCCATCCGCTATGGCTGGTGGAACGCTGGACGGGACGCTATGGAGCGGATGCGGCCCGTGACTTATGCGAAAGCAACAACAAGATGCCGGTTCTGGCCATTCGCACCAATACCCTGCGGTTAAAGCGCGATCAGCTCCTGGAGTTTTTGCGCAAAGAGGTCCCGGGTATTGAGCCTGCCCCCTATTCTCCGGACGGGCTGATACTAAAGGGCTTTTTTGGCAATATCCTGAAACTTACCGGTTATAAAACCGGCTGGTTCCAGGTGCAGGATGAATCCTCACAGCTTGTTTCCCATCTCGTCTCGCCCCAGCCCGGTGAGTTAATACTCGATGCCTGCGCCGGTCTGGGGGGAAAAACCACGCACATGGCCCAGATAATGCGCAATCTCGGGCGCATACTGGCCCTTGACATCCACGGCGGACGCCTGGAACGGCTCAAAGAAAACTCAACCCGCCTCGGCATCCAGAATATCGAGGTAATCAAAAAAGATGTCACGCAGTCGCTGGCAGGCCTGGGCGGGAAAAAAATTGATCGTATCTTGGTCGATGCCCCATGTACAGGCCTGGGTGTCATACGGCGCAATCCTGACATCAAATGGCGCCGCAAGCCGGAGGACCTTGTTTTTATGGCCGAACGGCAGGGACGCCTTCTGGACGAGCTGGCGCCGCTCCTTAAACCCGGGGGTATCCTGGTCTATGCCACCTGCAGCCTGGAACCGGAGGAGAACGAAGAGGTTATAAAAAACTTCCTGATTCGTCATCCGGAGTTTGAGATAGAAGACCCTGGATCGGTACTGCCGCAAAAAGCCGGCGAACTGGTGGAAGACAATTTTTTGCGCACCTATCCCAACCGGCATGGGACCGATGGATTTACTGCGGTGCGGATGAAAAAGGGGAGCTGAAAGCAGATAGCCGACAGCTAAAGCTAATATGAAAACGAGGTACATTTTATGAAAAAAATTGCGCCATCCATACTTTCCGCTGATTTTAGCCGCCTAGGAGAAGAAGTTCAGGCGGTAGAGAAGGCCGGGGCTGACCTTATACACATCGATGTCATGGACGGCCATTTCGTCCCCAATATTACCATTGGGCCCCTGGTGGTCCAGGCGGTCCGTAAGGTGACCGCCCTGCCATTGGATGTACACCTGATGATCTCCAATCCGGATCAATATATAGAGGATTTTTCCCGCGCCGGAAGCGACATTATTACCGTGCACGTAGAGGCCTGCATCCACTTGAATCGAACGATAAATCTTATCAAAAAGCAGGGGGTCAAGGCCGGTGTAGTCCTCAACCCTGCCACGTCCCTTTCTGCCTTGGAGTATGTGCTGGAAGAGGTAGATATGGTCTTACTAATGAGTGTTAACCCCGGGTTTGGGGGGCAGTTTTTCATTCCCGGCGTGGCCCACAAGATAGCCCGGCTACGGGAGATTATTGACGTACGCAACCTCCCGGTGGAAATTGAAGTGGACGGAGGGATAAACTTTGATACGGCCCGAATGGTGGCTAAAGCCGGTGCAGATATCTTTGTAGCCGGGTCTGCCATATTCGGCAGCGATGATTATGGCAAGACCATCCAGGCCCTGCGCAAGGCCATAACAGTATAGGCGGCCTGTGGTCAGTTGATGGCCTTGAGAAGGAGGATTCTATGCCTATTTTTGAGTATTTCTGTAATGACTGCAAGCAAAAGTCAGAAATTATAGTCTTTAAATCTACTGATACCGCAATCTGTCCCCACTGTGGCTCGAAAAGCCTCACCAGGCTTGTTTCTGCCACGTCTTCCCTTACCGGACAACCGGGCAAAAACCTGCCGGGGAAGGGTGACACGGCCTGCTGCGGCTCTTCGCCCGGTATGGCGGCCGGCTGCGCCGGACCGGGCAGTTGCTGCGGAAAAGTGTATAAGTAGAACGTTATTTCGCAGGGCTACTTCCGCGTCAGCCGATGGAGTACTATATGAAACTCTTCATCCTCCGCCCGCATCAACCGCGCCTTGCAGCCAATCTTAAAGTCCTTCTGGGCCAGTTCGAAGAACCTGCATGGAGACATGCGACTCTTGTCATGGGCCAAATAGACAATGCCGTCCGGCGCCAGGGCCCTTTTTAGAAGTTCATAGAGTGGCAGTAAAAGCCTTTCATTGAAAAGCACTTCAGAGCCTATAATATAGTGGTACTTCTTATAGAGGGCGGGTGCACACCAGTCTAAGGACTGAAAGCGCACCTTATCGAGACCATTGCTCCCGGCGCTGAGCATGGCAAAACAAAGGGCATCCTGGTCGTAATCAGTGATGGTTACCTTATGGCCGAAGGCCGCGGCAAACAGGCCGGACAGCCCTATGCCGGCCCCGAGCTCCAGCATTTCCTTGCCGTCATCCGGTTCAAGCTGTGCCAGTTCATCGGCCAGGATAATGGAGGCCTCCCAGATCCTGGCCCAGAAAGGAAATCCGGCCAGGGGATCATCCTGTGAAAACTGTTTCTCCACCAGACGCTTGACATCCCTTACCTGGGCTATCTGCAGGGTCTTGCCGCGGACGGTGACCGGCGAGGTCTCGATCCCGAACCGCTCTTCAAGTTCTCTTATTTTGTCTTTTGTAGCCAACCCGTTCATGTTACGTCTCCATCTTTGCGCAAATAGGACATAAGCTCACCATAAGTCATGGTATTCAGAATATCTTCCCTTGTCAGCCAGCCGCGGCGGGCCACCGACACACCGAGTGACATAAAATCCATCTGCTCCATAATATGGGCATCGGTGCCGATGGCCAGCTTGCAGCCCTTCTCTTTAGCGGCCCTGGCCTGTATATCGTTTAAATCCAGCCGCTTGAAGTAGGCGTTGATCTCCAGCGCCGTGCCTGTTTCTGCGGCCACCCTGATAATTTCCTCCATATCCACGGCGTAGGGCTCCCTTTCCCCTATGAGGCGGCCGGTGGGATGGGCGATAATATCCACATGCGGGCTTCGCATGGCCGAAGTTATCCGGTGAGTCAGGGTCTTCGCATCCTGTTTAAAGCCGGTGTGGATGGCCGCTACAACTATATCCAACTGACGCAATATCTCATCTGGATAATCCAGTTTGCCGCTGCTGTCAATATCTACTTCCGTGCCGCAAAGGAGTTTTACCGGACTCCTTTTTTGGTTGAAGGCGCGAATCTCTTCCATCTTCTTCTGTAAGTCGGAAACAGACACCCCGCCGGCCACCTTAAGCGAGGGAGAATGGTCGCAGACAGCCACCCAGGAAAGGCCCAGTGAGGCGGCCTTTCGGGCAATCTCGGCGAAAGAGGCGGTCCCGTCACTGTATTTGGAGTGGACGTGCAGATCTCCTTGAATATCCTCCAGCTCCACCAGAAGCGGCAGTCCCCCGGCCTGGGCCGCCTCTATCTCGCCCCGGTCTTCTCTCAATTCGGGAGGAATGTAGGGCAGCCCCACGGCCCGGAAGACCTCCTCCTCCGTCCGGCCCCCCAGCCATTTTTCGCCTTTGAATATGCCATATTCGTTGATCTTCAGCCCCTGACGCACGGCCAGATCCCGAATACGGATATTGTGGGCCTTGGAACCGGTAAAGTAACAAAGGGCAGCGCCCAGACTCTTTGGCTCCACCACCCGGAGATCGACCGAGATGCCTTCTCTGGTGCGGATGCTGGCCTTTGTTTCACCGCGGGCCGTGATCTCACTCACTAAAGGCAGTGCTGTAAAGACCTCCATGACCATTGCCGGTTCATCCGAGGCCACCAACAGATCAATATCCTTGGCCGTCTCCCTTCTGCGCCGGAGACTTCCGGCCAGGTGCACCCGCCCCAGGCGGGGACACTTTTTGCGCATCATGGCCATTATCTCTTCGGCCACCGGAAGCACTATGCCGACAGGGAGACGTTCCCGGCCTTTTTTGAGGATGGCGATGCCCTTAAGGATGTTCTCTTCGGTCCTGGCCTTGATCCCGGGTAGGCCCTGTATCTTGTGCTCAACCGCCAGGTTCTCTACCTCCTCTATCGAGGAGACGCCAAAATGGTCAAAGAGGAGCTTGGCCGTGCGCGGCCCCACGCCGGGAATGGCCAGAAGAGTGACGATGCCGGACGGAACTTCCTTTTTTAAATCCTCGTAGTCTTTAAAAGTACCGGTAGTTATAATCTCCTGGATTTTTCCGGCCAGATCCCTGCCG contains:
- the rsmB gene encoding 16S rRNA (cytosine(967)-C(5))-methyltransferase RsmB; the encoded protein is MFANPRQVALAVLDELDKGQETLDALMEKAFRKHFTLERRDRALTMELVYGVLRQRARLDWIIDQFSRTPREKIEPLVQNVLRLGIYQLLYMNRIPPSAAVNESVNLVKVSQPEWITRFVNGVLRAVERGREEIRWPDPKEDLSAWLAVESSHPLWLVERWTGRYGADAARDLCESNNKMPVLAIRTNTLRLKRDQLLEFLRKEVPGIEPAPYSPDGLILKGFFGNILKLTGYKTGWFQVQDESSQLVSHLVSPQPGELILDACAGLGGKTTHMAQIMRNLGRILALDIHGGRLERLKENSTRLGIQNIEVIKKDVTQSLAGLGGKKIDRILVDAPCTGLGVIRRNPDIKWRRKPEDLVFMAERQGRLLDELAPLLKPGGILVYATCSLEPEENEEVIKNFLIRHPEFEIEDPGSVLPQKAGELVEDNFLRTYPNRHGTDGFTAVRMKKGS
- a CDS encoding zinc ribbon domain-containing protein gives rise to the protein MPIFEYFCNDCKQKSEIIVFKSTDTAICPHCGSKSLTRLVSATSSLTGQPGKNLPGKGDTACCGSSPGMAAGCAGPGSCCGKVYK
- a CDS encoding methyltransferase, with the translated sequence MNGLATKDKIRELEERFGIETSPVTVRGKTLQIAQVRDVKRLVEKQFSQDDPLAGFPFWARIWEASIILADELAQLEPDDGKEMLELGAGIGLSGLFAAAFGHKVTITDYDQDALCFAMLSAGSNGLDKVRFQSLDWCAPALYKKYHYIIGSEVLFNERLLLPLYELLKRALAPDGIVYLAHDKSRMSPCRFFELAQKDFKIGCKARLMRAEDEEFHIVLHRLTRK
- the polX gene encoding DNA polymerase/3'-5' exonuclease PolX gives rise to the protein MKNQEVAAVFDGIADILEIQGANPFRIRAYRKAAQNIENLTEDIAVVAARSGLESIAGIGRDLAGKIQEIITTGTFKDYEDLKKEVPSGIVTLLAIPGVGPRTAKLLFDHFGVSSIEEVENLAVEHKIQGLPGIKARTEENILKGIAILKKGRERLPVGIVLPVAEEIMAMMRKKCPRLGRVHLAGSLRRRRETAKDIDLLVASDEPAMVMEVFTALPLVSEITARGETKASIRTREGISVDLRVVEPKSLGAALCYFTGSKAHNIRIRDLAVRQGLKINEYGIFKGEKWLGGRTEEEVFRAVGLPYIPPELREDRGEIEAAQAGGLPLLVELEDIQGDLHVHSKYSDGTASFAEIARKAASLGLSWVAVCDHSPSLKVAGGVSVSDLQKKMEEIRAFNQKRSPVKLLCGTEVDIDSSGKLDYPDEILRQLDIVVAAIHTGFKQDAKTLTHRITSAMRSPHVDIIAHPTGRLIGEREPYAVDMEEIIRVAAETGTALEINAYFKRLDLNDIQARAAKEKGCKLAIGTDAHIMEQMDFMSLGVSVARRGWLTREDILNTMTYGELMSYLRKDGDVT
- the rpe gene encoding ribulose-phosphate 3-epimerase codes for the protein MKKIAPSILSADFSRLGEEVQAVEKAGADLIHIDVMDGHFVPNITIGPLVVQAVRKVTALPLDVHLMISNPDQYIEDFSRAGSDIITVHVEACIHLNRTINLIKKQGVKAGVVLNPATSLSALEYVLEEVDMVLLMSVNPGFGGQFFIPGVAHKIARLREIIDVRNLPVEIEVDGGINFDTARMVAKAGADIFVAGSAIFGSDDYGKTIQALRKAITV